Within the Pelagovum pacificum genome, the region TCAAGAACATGAACTCCATGCGCTTCATCCAGGCCGCCATCGACTTCGAGGCGCGCCGCCAGATCGCCATCCTCGAGGACGGCGGCAAGGTGGAGCAGGAAACCCGCCTCTACGATCCCGACAAGAACGAGACGCGCTCGATGCGGTCCAAGGAAGAGGCGCACGACTATCGCTACTTCCCATGCCCCGACCTTCTGCCGCTCGAGATCGAGCAGGGATGGGTGGACGAGATCGGCGCCGACATGCCCGAGCTTCCCGACGAGAAGCGCGCGCGGTTCGTCACGCAGTACGGCATGACCGAATATGACGCCTCCGTGCTGACCGCCGAGATCGACCTCGCCAACTATTTCGAGGCAAGCGTCGGCGGCGGCGATGGCAAGAAGGCCGCGAACTGGGTCATCAACGAGGTCCTGGGCCGCGCCAACAAGGCCGAGGTCGCGCCCGCCGAGCTGGTGAAGCCGGAAGCGAACGCCGAGATCCTCGCGCTCGTCGCGTCCGACGCGATCTCCACCAAGATCGCCAAGGACGTTCTGGAAAAGCATATCGAGACCGGCAAGAGCCCGAACCAGATCGTCGAGGAAGAGGGTCTGAAACAAGTCACCGACACCGGCGCGATCGAGGCCGCGGTGGACGAGGTCATCGCCAACAACCCCGACCAGGTCGAGAAGGCGAAAGCCAATCCGAAGCTGGCCGGCTGGTTCGTCGGTCAGGTGATGAAGGCCACTGGCGGCAAGGCGAATCCGAAGGCCGTCAATGAACTAGTGAGCGCGAAACTCGGCCTCTGAAGGCCGGGTGACGGCCGGAAACAATCGGTTTCCGGCCCGCGATTCCATCCGATTTACCCAAGGAAAGCTCCGCCCAGCCCCTCTGCTGATAAATTCAGCAGATGCCGACCCCTTGTTTTCAAGGCTTTGCGCGCCGCAGGCTACTGGAATCCGGGACATTTCCCGGCTCTTTGTGAGGATTGTGGCGGGAAGGTGTCCCAATTGTGGCGTCACGCTTCCGCGACTCGCCGGCGATTGATAATATTTCGTTGCCGACTGGGGGGTTGGGGATGACACATTACGAATACAAGGTTGTGGCCGCGCCGAAGCGTGGCACTCGTGCCAAGGGGCTGAGGACAAGCGAGGCCCGCAACGCGAACGCTCTTGAACTGCTGATGAACGAATACGGGGCCGACGGCTGGGAATTCCAGCGCTCCGACACGCTGCCTTTCGATGAGCGCACCGGTCTCACGTCGCGCGAGACGCAGTTTCAGACCTTCCTCGTTTTCCGCCGCCTCGCGGTAGCCGCCGAGGTCAGGGGCACCGGCACCGACGGCTACACGATGACCGCACCCGTGCAGGTCGCAGAGTCGTCCGGCACGATCACCAGCCTGCGCGACTATTGGAACGCCTCGGCGGAGATCGAGGAGATGACCAGCGAACCGGCCATCAGTACCGCGCTGGCGACGCGCGCCGCCATGCGTCGCCCGGCCCCTGCCCGGCTGGTCGAGTCTGAGACATCACCGGCCACAGAGCCCGCGGCACCGCAACCGACGCTGATCGCCTCCGAAGCGGAGCCCACGCTCGCTCTCGCGCCCGATCCGACGCCGGAGCCGCTGCCGGTCACCGCGCCGGTGCAGGCCCGGCCGCTGCTGGACGATCCCGCGACCGCGCTGGCCGAGGGCCGGACCTTCGACCGCCCGCCCTCGCGCATGTTGTTCCGGCTGGGCAAGCCGCAGGAGATGGTCGTCCGGCGCCCTGACCCAACCGAAGCGCCCGTGGAGTCGACGCCTGTGGTGCCCGCGCGCCCGACCGGCGAGGCGCTCGCGCGTGCCTTCCGCGAAGGGGCGGCCATGGGACGTCACGCTGCCGAGTAAGGGCGCGAAACCATTGCAAACGGCGGGGTGGCGGCTAAGTATGTCCTACTCGAAACCTGACGTCTGCAAGTCCCGCCCGCATGATCCGCTACGCCCTGAAATGCTCGGATGACCACCGCTTCGAAAGCTGGTTCCAGTCTGCCAGCGCCTTCGACCGGTTGAAGGACGCGGGGCATGTCTCCTGCGCCGTCTGCGGCTCGGCCGAGGTGCAGAAGGACCTGATGGCCCCCTCCGTCAGCGAAGGCGGTGAGAAGCCGCTCTCGCGCCCCGCTTCTCTTGCTGAACAGGCAATGGCGGACCTGCGCCGCAAGGTCGAGGAAAGCTCGAGCTACGTCGGCAAGGACTTCGTGACAGAAGCCCGCGCCATGCACGACGGCGAGAAACCGCACCGGTCTATCCACGGTGAAGCGAACCTCGCCGAGGCGAAGAAGCTGCTGGAGGATGGGGTCCCCGTCATGCCGCTTCCCTTCCGGCCGAAGCGCCAGTCGAACTGATGCGCGTGCTGGTCACAGGCGCGAGCCGCGGGATCGGAGCCGCCCTCCTCTTGGCCTACCGCGAGCGAGGGGACACCGCGCTTGGCACGTCGCGCAGCGGCGACGGCCTGATCCGGCTCGATGTGACCGACCCGGCGGCCTTCGCTGGCTTGCCCGGCGAGGTCGGCGACAGTCTCGACCTGCTGGTCTGCAACGCCGGGATCTTCCCGGACCGTCACGACGAGATCGACACCGGTTACGACGCGGCCAAGTGGGCCGACGTCTTCGCCACCAACGTCACCGGTGCGTTCCTGACCGTTCAGACGCTGCTGCCGCAGCTGCGCGCCGCGAAGGGCAAGGTCGCCATCATCTCGAGCCAGATGGGCGCCTCCACCAAGGCCGGCGGTGACGCGCTGATCTACCGGGCATCCAAGGCGGCGTCGGCGAACCTCGCCCTGAACCTTTCCAAGTCCTTGAAACCCGACGGCATCGCCGTTGGCGCCTATCACCCCGGCTGGGTCAGCACCGACATGACCAGCCACAAGGGCGCGCTGCAACCGGAGGAGGCCGCGCAAGGCCTCGTCGCACGGTTCGACGCGCTCGATCTGGAAACGACCGGCTGTTTCATGACATGGGATGGCCAGCCACACCCGTTCTGAAGGAGCGACGACAATGAAAAGCCCCCTGTTCGACGTTGA harbors:
- a CDS encoding DUF1178 family protein; the encoded protein is MIRYALKCSDDHRFESWFQSASAFDRLKDAGHVSCAVCGSAEVQKDLMAPSVSEGGEKPLSRPASLAEQAMADLRRKVEESSSYVGKDFVTEARAMHDGEKPHRSIHGEANLAEAKKLLEDGVPVMPLPFRPKRQSN
- a CDS encoding SDR family NAD(P)-dependent oxidoreductase; translated protein: MRVLVTGASRGIGAALLLAYRERGDTALGTSRSGDGLIRLDVTDPAAFAGLPGEVGDSLDLLVCNAGIFPDRHDEIDTGYDAAKWADVFATNVTGAFLTVQTLLPQLRAAKGKVAIISSQMGASTKAGGDALIYRASKAASANLALNLSKSLKPDGIAVGAYHPGWVSTDMTSHKGALQPEEAAQGLVARFDALDLETTGCFMTWDGQPHPF
- the gatB gene encoding Asp-tRNA(Asn)/Glu-tRNA(Gln) amidotransferase subunit GatB — encoded protein: MLDLTYEPPKPKVIQGATGDWELVIGLEVHAQVASKAKLFSGASTRFGAEPNSNVAFVDAGMPGMLPVINEGCVALAVKTGLGLKAQINLMSAFDRKNYFYPDLPQGYQISQLYHPIVGEGEVLVDMEPGVARLVRIERIHLEQDAGKSIHDMDPNMSFVDLNRTGVALMEIVSRPDIRGPEEAAAYVGKLRQILRYLGTCDGNMQNGNLRADVNVSVCRPGDYEKYQESQDFSHLGTRCEIKNMNSMRFIQAAIDFEARRQIAILEDGGKVEQETRLYDPDKNETRSMRSKEEAHDYRYFPCPDLLPLEIEQGWVDEIGADMPELPDEKRARFVTQYGMTEYDASVLTAEIDLANYFEASVGGGDGKKAANWVINEVLGRANKAEVAPAELVKPEANAEILALVASDAISTKIAKDVLEKHIETGKSPNQIVEEEGLKQVTDTGAIEAAVDEVIANNPDQVEKAKANPKLAGWFVGQVMKATGGKANPKAVNELVSAKLGL
- a CDS encoding DUF4177 domain-containing protein, which codes for MTHYEYKVVAAPKRGTRAKGLRTSEARNANALELLMNEYGADGWEFQRSDTLPFDERTGLTSRETQFQTFLVFRRLAVAAEVRGTGTDGYTMTAPVQVAESSGTITSLRDYWNASAEIEEMTSEPAISTALATRAAMRRPAPARLVESETSPATEPAAPQPTLIASEAEPTLALAPDPTPEPLPVTAPVQARPLLDDPATALAEGRTFDRPPSRMLFRLGKPQEMVVRRPDPTEAPVESTPVVPARPTGEALARAFREGAAMGRHAAE